The Desulfofundulus salinus genome includes the window GATCCGGGACGGATCCAGGGCACAGTGGTAGGCTTCAACGTCGTACCCGCGCATTAAAGCGGCATCCATAATCCGCCGGACCAGGGTGGTCTTGCCCGTACCGTCGTCGCCATTGATAATATAACGTTTCTTTAAATGGCCAACAATAGTGTCCAGGTAGCTTACCGTTCCGTCAGGGGTGATGGCCGTAGCAAAAAGGTGGCGGGCTTTGGGGTTGTCTGTCTGGCGCGTTTGTCCCGCAAAAATTTCGTGGGTCAAATCAAGCGCGAGCTTATCAAAGGCACCCACATTAAAGGCGCCGGTTTCCCGGTAATGGCTGCGCACCTCTTCCAGAAAGAGGTGGGCGGCGGCCAGGTAGCTGTAGGCCCGTTTAAACAGCCGCCCTATTTCCTGGTTTAAAGCCAGGATTTCCTTTTTATGTGCCCGCAGGCCTTCTTCGTTCCAGTGGTCCCCGAGGTGAACAATTTCATCCACCGCTCCCGGGTTCTTGGGATCAACCACGTGCGGGGCGGTGCCGTCCAAGAGCGCCACCCTGATGGCCGGGATAACTACCCCGTCCAGGGACCCGTTGTCCGAAGAGCAGCAGTGGAACTCCACGTCGTAACACCGCTCCAGCATTTCTTCGCCAATCTTGCGCATAAAAGTTGACTTACCGACACCGGGTCCTCCTTTAATAACAAAAATGCGGGTGGCGTCGGGTTCAATAATGTAGTCGTAAAACGAGTAAAATCCCCGGCAGGTGTTGCCCCCCGGGAAAACCTTTTTTAGCCTGCCCTTATTCAATATGCGTACCCCCCAGATTGTTTTTGGGGAAATATATGCTTATTTGCAAGTTAAAATGACACGTTGCTGCAATATTGGGATTAAAAAACCGGCTTCAAGAGAGTATGGCACCCTGGAAAGGCAGCCCTGGCAGCGGTTCCCCGCATCAATAGCCGCATGTTATAATGTAATTCAGTGACGAAAAAGGTGGAGTGTGGTCCCGGTGTACAGGACCCGCATTGTTGTTGCCGAAAGCGACAGGGATTTTCGCGCCCGGCTTAAAGAGATCCTGCGCCATGCAGGATACATGGTGATTGGGGAAACGCAGGACGGCCGGTCCTTGCTGCAGATGGTCTTTCAAACCACCCCGGAACTGGTGATTTTGGAATACCGCCTTCCGGGCAGTGAGGGCATAGATGTGGCCGGCATTATCGAAGAGCATCATGTAGCCCCGGTGGTGCTTACGGCCGACTTGCACCAGCAAAATGTGGCCGAGCTGGTTCGTTCGCCCGGGGTTTACGGGGTGCTCCCCAGGCCATTGCAGGAGGAAATGGTGGTGCCGACCATTGAAATGGCCATGGCTTCCTTTGAGCGGACCATGCGGCTGGAAAAGGAAATTAGAGGCCTGCGCAAGACTCTGGAAGAGCGCAAGTTGACGGAGCGGGCCAAAGGTTTGCTTATGGAGAGAAAAGGAATGACGGAGCGGCAGGCCTATAAATACCTGCAAAAGATGAGTATGAATCGCTGCGTACCTTTAGCCCGGGTGGCCCGGGAAATTATTATGGCCCTGGAAAAGTAAGGGTATTTGTAAATTTTTGCGGCGGGGCTAACTGTATACAGTATTTCTTGTTAAGAACATCTTGATCTCCCGGGCAATCCTGTTATAATCATCATTGTACGGTTTTTTCAGGGCAATGGCGTCCTGATTCAGGCCTGTGGAAAGTAAACGCGGGCCTGAAGCAGGGCGTTTTTTGTTTTCTTGTCCCTGAGTTTTGGAAGGAGAGATCACCATGCCCACCCTGACCTCCGAAGACGTCCTCCACAAAGCCCGGGAATACAATGTCAAGTTTATCCGGTTACAGTTTACCGATATTTTTGGTGTCTTGAAAAATATAGCCATCACTGTAGAGGAATTACCCCGGGCGCTGGAAGGCCGGGTGATGTTTGACAGTTCGGTGATCGAGGGTTTCGTCCAAAACCGTGAGTCGGACATTTACCTGCTCCCCGACCCGGCAACCTTTGTGATCTTTCCCTGGCGGCCCCGGGAAGGGGCAGTGGCCCGGTTGATCTGTGATGTGCTGACCCCCCAGGGTGAACCTTACGGTGCCTGTTCCCGGGCGGCTTTAAAGCGTGTGCTGGCCAGGGCGAAAGAAATGGACCTGGAGTTCCGGGTAGGAGCGCAGATCGAATTTTTCCTTTTCCATACCGATGCCCAGGGCAAACCGACCGTTATCACCCACGACCGGGCAGGGTATTGTGACCTTACGCCGGTGGATCTGGGTGAGAATGCCCGCCGGGATATGGTGCTCACCCTCCAGGAGATGGGCCTGGATGTTTCTTCTTCCCACCATGAGATTGCGCCGGGGCAGCATGAAATCTTCCTTAAAGAAGATGACGCTTTAACTGTGGCCGACAGCATTGCCACCTTTAAATTTGTGGTGCGCACCATTGCCCAGCGGCACGGCCTGCACGCCTCCTTTATGCCTCGCCCCCTGGCCCGTTACAACGGTTCGGGAATGC containing:
- a CDS encoding ANTAR domain-containing response regulator, producing MYRTRIVVAESDRDFRARLKEILRHAGYMVIGETQDGRSLLQMVFQTTPELVILEYRLPGSEGIDVAGIIEEHHVAPVVLTADLHQQNVAELVRSPGVYGVLPRPLQEEMVVPTIEMAMASFERTMRLEKEIRGLRKTLEERKLTERAKGLLMERKGMTERQAYKYLQKMSMNRCVPLARVAREIIMALEK
- a CDS encoding PRK06851 family protein — its product is MNKGRLKKVFPGGNTCRGFYSFYDYIIEPDATRIFVIKGGPGVGKSTFMRKIGEEMLERCYDVEFHCCSSDNGSLDGVVIPAIRVALLDGTAPHVVDPKNPGAVDEIVHLGDHWNEEGLRAHKKEILALNQEIGRLFKRAYSYLAAAHLFLEEVRSHYRETGAFNVGAFDKLALDLTHEIFAGQTRQTDNPKARHLFATAITPDGTVSYLDTIVGHLKKRYIINGDDGTGKTTLVRRIMDAALMRGYDVEAYHCALDPSRIEHLVIPGLNLAVVNSVEPHYYKPQNGDVVVDTMTCVRPVSGPVLQAERDTAREMYRRCMEEAVDFIHRAKKVHDEVEACYIPNMNFQDIEARRQKVLARILELAEEVNGQQG
- the glnA gene encoding type I glutamate--ammonia ligase; the encoded protein is MPTLTSEDVLHKAREYNVKFIRLQFTDIFGVLKNIAITVEELPRALEGRVMFDSSVIEGFVQNRESDIYLLPDPATFVIFPWRPREGAVARLICDVLTPQGEPYGACSRAALKRVLARAKEMDLEFRVGAQIEFFLFHTDAQGKPTVITHDRAGYCDLTPVDLGENARRDMVLTLQEMGLDVSSSHHEIAPGQHEIFLKEDDALTVADSIATFKFVVRTIAQRHGLHASFMPRPLARYNGSGMHLHQFLWRDGENAFYDPAGEHQLSELAYRYIAGLITHAGALTAITNPLVNSYKRLIPTDLAPVLAAWSEENRSTMIRVPAQRQEGTRIVLRSPDPTANPYLALAASLAAGLDGIEHGLVPGAPLSENHAPVRELIRRIGLPRHLADALRALAGDAVIQNALGREITARFLEAKEDEWERYQAEVHQWELDEYLTNF